A section of the Blastocatellia bacterium genome encodes:
- a CDS encoding NapC/NirT family cytochrome c, producing the protein MTASTKKTPSLFRNLISLAGTAIAIAALLSIIFLFLIELSATNENPYIGIFTYIVFPGGLIFGLAVVFVGALIERRKRRRMAPDEIGAYPLIDLNDPRRRRRLLIFAGVTFVFLLVSAFGSYRAFEYTESVAFCGQACHSVMNPEFTAYLASPHARVRCVDCHVGPGAGWYVRSKLSGAYQLYSVTFKKFPRPVPTPVHNLRPAQDTCEQCHWPQKFFGAQLKIFNRFGYDEHNTPKQIRMLINVGGGSPESGQVSGIHWHMNIANEITYAATDDHRQVIPWVRMKDRQGNITEFTAKNSKLTPEQIAPLTQRRMDCVDCHNRPSHQYVPPDRAVNEGFVSGRLDVSIPFLKHQAVEALTKTYTTTDQAMREIDASLDGYYRKNYPDLYSSKPEAIRSAITEVQRIFKTYIFPEMKVDWQTHPDNIGHMYFQGCFRCHDGQHVSKEGTVIRNDCNICHTVLDQSEGGKPVPIKDNSFSHPLDMDVSGSNCADCHTGKGIKQ; encoded by the coding sequence ATGACCGCAAGTACAAAAAAAACGCCGAGCCTCTTTCGCAACCTCATCAGCCTCGCCGGCACGGCCATCGCCATCGCCGCGCTGCTGAGCATTATCTTCCTCTTCCTGATCGAGCTGTCGGCGACCAACGAGAACCCTTACATCGGCATTTTCACTTACATCGTTTTTCCGGGGGGCTTGATCTTCGGGCTGGCGGTGGTCTTCGTGGGCGCGCTCATCGAGCGCCGCAAACGACGCCGCATGGCGCCAGATGAGATCGGCGCTTATCCACTGATTGACCTGAACGACCCGCGCCGCCGCCGCCGGCTATTGATCTTTGCCGGCGTCACCTTCGTCTTCCTGCTGGTCAGCGCCTTCGGCAGTTACCGGGCGTTTGAGTATACCGAATCGGTAGCCTTCTGCGGCCAGGCCTGTCATTCGGTGATGAACCCTGAGTTCACTGCCTACCTGGCATCGCCGCACGCCCGCGTGCGCTGCGTTGATTGCCACGTCGGGCCGGGCGCCGGCTGGTACGTGCGCTCGAAGCTGTCGGGGGCTTACCAGCTCTACTCGGTGACCTTCAAGAAATTCCCGCGCCCGGTGCCGACGCCTGTGCATAACCTGCGCCCGGCGCAAGATACCTGCGAGCAGTGCCACTGGCCGCAGAAGTTCTTCGGCGCGCAGTTGAAAATCTTTAATCGCTTCGGCTACGACGAGCACAACACGCCGAAGCAGATTCGCATGCTGATCAACGTCGGCGGCGGCAGCCCCGAAAGCGGCCAGGTCTCCGGCATTCACTGGCACATGAACATCGCCAACGAAATCACCTACGCGGCGACCGACGACCACCGGCAGGTGATCCCCTGGGTCAGGATGAAAGACCGCCAGGGCAACATCACCGAGTTCACGGCGAAGAATTCAAAGCTGACGCCGGAACAGATCGCGCCGCTCACGCAGCGCCGCATGGATTGTGTGGACTGTCACAACCGCCCGTCGCATCAATATGTGCCGCCGGATCGCGCCGTCAACGAGGGCTTCGTGTCGGGCCGGCTCGATGTCTCGATACCGTTTCTGAAACATCAAGCGGTCGAAGCCCTTACCAAAACCTATACGACAACCGACCAGGCCATGCGCGAGATTGACGCCAGCCTCGACGGCTATTATCGCAAGAACTATCCCGACCTCTACAGCAGCAAGCCGGAGGCGATACGCAGCGCCATCACGGAAGTCCAGCGCATCTTCAAGACCTACATCTTCCCTGAGATGAAGGTAGACTGGCAGACCCACCCCGACAACATCGGCCATATGTACTTCCAGGGCTGCTTCCGCTGCCACGACGGCCAGCATGTGAGCAAAGAAGGCACAGTCATTCGCAACGACTGTAACATCTGTCACACGGTGCTGGACCAGAGCGAAGGCGGCAAGCCGGTGCCGATCAAAGACAATTCCTTCTCACACCCGCTCGACATGGATGTCAGCGGCAGCAACTGTGCCGACTGCCACACGGGGAAGGGGATTAAACAATAA
- a CDS encoding cytochrome b/b6 domain-containing protein, which translates to MKRVALLPFLFFFFWAGQWVAGTSATIAAGSELTNSDCLACHNDPKLAREVDGKVASLHVNDYAFAGSVHAALNCTSCHADIKQLPHGATQKVTCGQCHTDANAAYGHGLHARAIQNGENRAATCTDCHGDAHRILRSSKAGALTNHRNIAQTCGRCHGEKFVMEGTGLTNRPFLSYQESVHGHAVAEGNAVAATCTDCHGSHDIRPPSDVESPIFKLNVPKTCGQCHPGIAQEFRDSIHGQAVSRGNSRAPVCTDCHGIHMIKPHIDPSSSVAAQALARTTCAQCHESVRLSEEFDVAAHRASSYLDSYHGLASELRSKKVANCANCHGVHNILPSTDARSTINAGHLRDTCGKCHPGASDAFIQGKIHLDGAASAGDIGSRATNVVRWVYLSLIVLTIGGMLLHNGLIWRKKLLAHHRTSERSLVRMTGQQRAQHWLLLVSFFVLVLTGFALKYPESWLGLVFGGSEALRRILHRGAAVVMLGVSLYHLVYIFLTGEGRGSTLAMLPRLKDARDVKQNLLYLLGRTSERPKFERFGYAEKVEYWALIWGTFIMGLTGLMIWFKLEWFSFAPRWLIDVATAVHFYEAILATAAIIVWHFYHVIFDPDVYPLNLAMVDGRVSAHWYSEEHELEYERIMRGKSLEAASTRKSPSTEPGQNKGSGYDTAPAPSEGD; encoded by the coding sequence ATGAAGCGCGTGGCCCTTCTACCTTTCTTATTCTTTTTCTTCTGGGCCGGCCAGTGGGTTGCGGGGACGTCGGCGACGATTGCCGCCGGCTCTGAATTGACGAATAGCGATTGTCTCGCTTGCCATAACGATCCGAAGCTGGCCAGAGAAGTGGACGGCAAAGTCGCCAGCCTGCACGTCAACGACTACGCCTTTGCCGGCTCGGTGCATGCGGCGCTCAACTGTACGAGCTGCCACGCGGACATCAAGCAACTGCCGCACGGCGCGACCCAGAAAGTCACCTGCGGCCAGTGTCACACCGACGCTAACGCCGCTTATGGCCACGGCCTGCATGCGCGCGCGATTCAGAACGGCGAGAACCGCGCCGCCACCTGCACAGACTGCCACGGCGACGCGCACCGGATTTTGCGCTCGTCCAAGGCCGGCGCGTTGACCAATCACCGCAACATCGCGCAGACCTGTGGCCGCTGTCACGGCGAGAAGTTTGTCATGGAAGGCACAGGGCTGACGAACCGGCCTTTCCTCTCTTACCAGGAGAGCGTGCATGGCCACGCCGTCGCCGAGGGGAATGCCGTGGCGGCGACCTGCACAGATTGTCACGGCAGCCACGACATCCGTCCGCCGAGCGATGTTGAGTCGCCGATCTTCAAGCTCAACGTGCCGAAGACCTGCGGCCAGTGTCATCCGGGCATCGCGCAGGAGTTCCGCGACAGCATTCACGGCCAGGCGGTGAGCCGCGGCAACAGCCGCGCCCCGGTCTGCACCGATTGTCACGGCATTCACATGATCAAGCCGCACATTGATCCCAGCTCATCGGTTGCGGCGCAGGCGCTGGCGCGGACGACCTGCGCTCAGTGCCACGAAAGCGTCAGGCTGTCTGAAGAGTTTGATGTCGCCGCGCACCGCGCCAGCTCGTACCTCGACAGCTATCATGGGCTGGCCTCGGAGCTGAGATCGAAGAAGGTCGCCAACTGCGCGAACTGTCACGGCGTGCATAACATCCTGCCGTCCACGGATGCGCGCTCGACAATCAACGCCGGCCACCTGCGCGACACCTGCGGCAAGTGCCACCCCGGCGCGAGCGATGCGTTCATCCAGGGCAAGATTCACCTGGACGGCGCCGCCTCGGCTGGCGACATCGGCTCGCGGGCGACGAATGTCGTGCGCTGGGTTTATCTGAGCCTGATCGTTCTGACCATCGGCGGCATGCTGCTGCACAACGGGCTGATCTGGCGCAAGAAGCTCCTGGCGCACCACCGCACCAGCGAGCGCTCGCTGGTGCGCATGACCGGCCAGCAGCGCGCCCAGCACTGGCTGTTGTTGGTGAGCTTCTTTGTGCTGGTCTTGACCGGCTTCGCGCTCAAGTATCCCGAATCGTGGCTCGGCCTGGTCTTCGGCGGCAGCGAGGCGCTGCGCCGCATTCTGCACCGCGGCGCGGCGGTCGTCATGCTGGGGGTCAGCCTTTATCATCTGGTCTACATCTTCCTGACCGGTGAAGGCCGCGGCAGCACGCTTGCCATGCTGCCGCGCTTGAAAGATGCGCGGGACGTAAAGCAGAACCTGCTTTACCTGCTGGGGCGGACGAGCGAGCGCCCGAAGTTCGAGCGCTTCGGTTACGCCGAGAAGGTGGAATACTGGGCGCTGATCTGGGGCACCTTCATCATGGGCCTTACGGGACTGATGATCTGGTTCAAGCTCGAATGGTTCAGCTTCGCGCCGCGCTGGTTGATTGACGTGGCGACGGCGGTTCACTTCTACGAAGCGATCCTGGCGACCGCCGCCATCATCGTCTGGCACTTCTACCACGTCATCTTCGACCCGGACGTTTATCCGCTCAATCTGGCGATGGTCGACGGGCGCGTGTCGGCGCACTGGTACAGCGAAGAGCATGAGCTTGAGTATGAAAGAATCATGCGCGGCAAAAGCCTGGAGGCCGCGTCAACGAGAAAATCCCCCTCGACGGAGCCGGGGCAGAATAAAGGCAGCGGCTATGATACCGCTCCCGCGCCGTCCGAGGGGGATTGA
- a CDS encoding cytochrome c: MKLSTKRIKLTVITTMSALALAVTFAFQPATRASVAVDDAAATYTAKCKMCHGANAEKNFDATLSDADLLKAIVEGKTSAEGKKMPAFKSMSEDAAKALIAHMKSLKQ; the protein is encoded by the coding sequence ATGAAACTCTCGACCAAACGGATCAAGTTGACGGTAATCACAACCATGTCGGCACTGGCGCTGGCAGTCACGTTCGCTTTCCAGCCCGCGACCCGCGCCTCTGTCGCCGTTGACGACGCGGCAGCGACCTACACGGCCAAGTGCAAGATGTGTCACGGCGCCAACGCCGAGAAGAACTTTGACGCCACGCTATCCGACGCCGACCTGCTGAAAGCCATCGTCGAAGGCAAAACCTCTGCCGAAGGCAAAAAGATGCCGGCTTTCAAATCCATGAGCGAGGATGCGGCCAAGGCGCTCATCGCTCACATGAAATCGCTCAAGCAGTAG
- a CDS encoding multiheme c-type cytochrome: protein MSKRFMQLVTRAILLVGLLALTQAVQAQNPTPSMYNRPDYNYSESSSCINCHFVRGAAGADHNLEAVGIMYDDTKKNFYLTGGGWRSSQHAQSNYKSTQNTNCAKCHSPLQATAEAVFSPGASEPIADGMVEGVTCAACHPSHNAAVVLGRRLGVYKLGMDRATAEAYDVVHEGDEDRLCLNCHEKRHNEGNPVFDIMYVAGVRCIDCHMAVYGPMQANPAIEKRAHDFKVAKNLPYSCGVQGAVVSCHPGFSAEATAAFIPYMKDQHREMWVKNSSTKKLTNAVQYMKLWRQLEEQAQR from the coding sequence ATGTCCAAAAGATTCATGCAGCTCGTTACCCGAGCAATCCTCCTCGTCGGCCTCCTGGCCCTTACCCAGGCCGTTCAGGCACAAAACCCGACCCCCTCGATGTACAACCGGCCCGATTACAATTACAGCGAGTCGTCCAGTTGTATAAACTGCCACTTCGTGCGCGGCGCGGCGGGCGCCGACCACAACCTCGAAGCCGTCGGCATCATGTACGACGACACGAAGAAGAACTTCTACCTGACCGGCGGCGGCTGGCGGTCGTCGCAGCACGCCCAGTCGAATTACAAATCGACGCAGAACACCAACTGCGCCAAGTGTCATTCGCCGCTACAGGCGACTGCCGAAGCGGTCTTCTCGCCCGGCGCCTCGGAGCCCATCGCGGACGGCATGGTTGAAGGCGTCACCTGCGCCGCCTGCCATCCGAGCCACAACGCCGCCGTCGTCCTGGGCCGCCGCCTCGGCGTCTACAAGCTCGGCATGGATCGGGCGACCGCCGAAGCTTATGACGTGGTTCACGAGGGCGACGAAGATCGCCTATGTTTGAACTGTCACGAGAAACGTCACAACGAAGGCAACCCGGTCTTCGACATCATGTATGTTGCCGGCGTCCGCTGTATTGATTGTCACATGGCAGTCTACGGCCCGATGCAGGCGAACCCGGCGATTGAGAAGCGCGCCCATGACTTCAAAGTCGCCAAGAACCTGCCCTACTCCTGCGGCGTGCAGGGCGCGGTGGTGAGCTGCCACCCCGGCTTCAGCGCCGAAGCCACGGCGGCCTTCATCCCCTATATGAAAGACCAGCACCGCGAGATGTGGGTCAAGAATTCGAGCACCAAGAAGCTCACCAACGCCGTGCAGTACATGAAGCTCTGGCGGCAGCTCGAAGAGCAGGCGCAACGTTGA
- a CDS encoding cytochrome c3 family protein, translated as MDPLKHIKILVIAGCLALGLVLVTVSSLSVKTEASDKSAPAVTAANTAQSDFVGSETCQSCHEDQFNSFAKTKHSRLAHAGWKAEKQGCESCHGPGKAHVEGGGDKTKIRTFEGETPKQKSEACLNCHAGKEEHNNYRRGEHWRNDIGCVDCHSPHVTSKDAQRLVGPAVGRHDVASSIVPLSPFGERSSRVEPEKMLVRNEPQLCLICHNEMKAQFTQPFHHRVLEGTMKCSDCHNPHGGFEQKQAKLAVGVDAACIKCHADKQGPFVYEHAPAKVEGCTMCHNPHGSANAKMLTRSNTAQLCLECHSNLQTPGAPNTPSFHNITTARFQNCTTCHAKIHGSNTHPFFFR; from the coding sequence ATGGATCCCTTAAAGCACATCAAAATACTCGTCATCGCCGGTTGCCTGGCGCTGGGGCTCGTGCTTGTGACCGTTAGCTCGCTGTCCGTGAAGACAGAGGCGAGCGACAAGAGCGCCCCCGCCGTGACCGCCGCGAATACCGCTCAATCAGATTTTGTCGGCAGCGAAACCTGCCAGTCCTGTCACGAAGACCAATTCAACAGCTTTGCCAAGACCAAGCATTCCAGGCTGGCGCACGCCGGCTGGAAGGCCGAAAAGCAAGGCTGCGAATCCTGCCACGGTCCTGGTAAGGCGCACGTTGAAGGCGGCGGCGACAAGACCAAGATCCGCACCTTCGAGGGTGAAACCCCGAAGCAGAAATCCGAAGCCTGCCTGAATTGCCACGCCGGCAAAGAAGAGCACAACAACTACCGCCGCGGCGAGCACTGGCGCAATGACATCGGCTGTGTGGATTGCCACTCGCCGCACGTCACCTCGAAAGACGCCCAGCGGTTGGTCGGCCCGGCGGTCGGACGCCACGACGTGGCTTCGTCGATTGTGCCGCTCAGCCCGTTTGGCGAGCGCAGCAGCCGCGTCGAGCCTGAGAAAATGCTGGTGCGCAACGAGCCGCAGCTCTGCCTGATCTGCCACAACGAGATGAAGGCGCAGTTCACGCAGCCCTTCCATCACCGCGTGCTGGAAGGCACGATGAAGTGCAGCGATTGCCACAACCCGCACGGCGGCTTCGAGCAGAAACAGGCCAAGCTCGCCGTCGGCGTTGACGCCGCCTGCATCAAGTGTCACGCCGACAAGCAAGGGCCGTTCGTCTACGAGCACGCGCCGGCGAAGGTCGAAGGCTGCACCATGTGCCATAACCCGCACGGCTCGGCCAACGCCAAGATGCTGACGCGCAGCAATACGGCGCAGCTCTGCCTGGAATGCCACAGCAATCTGCAAACGCCTGGAGCGCCGAATACGCCGTCATTCCACAACATCACGACGGCGCGCTTCCAGAACTGCACGACCTGTCACGCGAAGATTCACGGCTCGAACACGCACCCGTTCTTTTTCCGATAA
- the ccsA gene encoding cytochrome c biogenesis protein CcsA, with translation MSQAIKPTKPMGSDLELSFGGKLAGMVPVIAPMLLALAFILSRLYIGPKGLLYEGAMTMLALICYISAAVILVTNLFVRESVLRKLGLWATALGVAFNFAGWMMRWIEAGDAEGWKSGINGIWRYFPLDNLYPLTLGFCFGGAMTTLVIIRKEKYQHIGALSMPIVTVILTMAMMLGNAISTLPPILDSYWRPIHVSIATIAYGVCLVSFGLAVAYLLRDGVRTEALAIATALYGVLGVYVWVGHSQVPLSMEYGVSMMMGRSTFPVRATLPGVGPLMELTFISIGLALLLFVIDWFRRDAKVNRLAWRLFGVAAGLQALVLGVLFYQLKTINNLAAHVPASALPKFGEWLATQNNVAIPPAQYATVAQSFLQERSADFTVSAQSNPVEIGGLIGLFVALVLVALFAWKRERVVSALPQLPQIDGLLYRTVGVAFPLLSLLLITGAVWANESWGRYWGWDSKEVGALVAWMAYAGFLHTRIAHGWRGRRSAYFALLGFALVIFTWLGVSFLLPGLHSYAEPMS, from the coding sequence ATGAGTCAAGCGATCAAGCCCACTAAGCCCATGGGCAGCGACCTTGAATTGAGCTTCGGCGGCAAGCTCGCGGGGATGGTGCCCGTGATTGCGCCGATGCTGCTGGCCCTCGCTTTCATCCTGTCCCGCCTCTACATCGGCCCGAAAGGGCTGCTCTACGAAGGCGCGATGACCATGCTGGCGCTCATCTGTTATATCAGCGCGGCAGTGATTCTGGTGACCAACCTGTTTGTGCGCGAGAGCGTCTTGCGCAAGCTCGGCCTCTGGGCAACGGCGCTCGGCGTCGCCTTTAACTTTGCCGGCTGGATGATGCGCTGGATCGAAGCCGGCGACGCCGAAGGCTGGAAATCCGGCATCAACGGCATCTGGCGATATTTCCCGCTCGATAATCTCTACCCGCTAACGCTCGGCTTCTGCTTCGGCGGCGCAATGACGACACTGGTGATCATTCGCAAAGAGAAGTACCAGCACATCGGCGCGCTTTCCATGCCGATTGTCACGGTCATCCTGACGATGGCCATGATGCTCGGCAACGCCATCTCGACGCTGCCGCCGATCCTCGACAGCTACTGGCGACCGATTCACGTTTCGATTGCGACCATCGCTTACGGCGTCTGCCTGGTGAGCTTTGGCCTGGCTGTCGCGTACCTGCTCAGGGACGGCGTGCGGACGGAAGCCCTGGCCATCGCGACGGCGCTTTACGGCGTGCTAGGGGTGTATGTCTGGGTCGGCCATTCACAGGTGCCTTTGAGCATGGAATATGGCGTGTCGATGATGATGGGCCGCTCGACTTTTCCCGTGCGCGCCACCTTGCCCGGCGTCGGCCCTTTGATGGAGCTGACTTTTATTTCCATCGGCCTGGCGCTGCTGCTGTTCGTCATTGACTGGTTCCGCCGCGACGCCAAAGTCAATCGCCTGGCGTGGCGGCTGTTCGGCGTCGCCGCGGGCCTGCAAGCCCTGGTGCTCGGCGTGCTCTTTTATCAACTGAAGACCATCAATAATCTCGCCGCGCATGTGCCGGCGAGCGCCCTGCCGAAGTTCGGCGAGTGGCTGGCGACGCAAAATAACGTCGCCATTCCGCCGGCGCAGTACGCCACGGTGGCGCAGAGTTTCTTGCAAGAGCGCTCCGCGGATTTCACCGTCAGCGCGCAATCGAATCCGGTCGAGATCGGCGGCTTGATCGGCCTGTTCGTGGCGCTGGTCCTGGTGGCGCTCTTCGCCTGGAAGCGCGAGCGCGTGGTCTCGGCATTGCCACAGTTACCGCAGATTGACGGGCTGTTATATCGCACGGTCGGCGTCGCCTTCCCGCTGCTGTCGCTGTTGCTGATCACCGGCGCGGTGTGGGCCAACGAGTCGTGGGGGCGCTACTGGGGATGGGATTCGAAAGAGGTCGGCGCGCTGGTCGCGTGGATGGCTTACGCGGGCTTCCTGCACACGCGCATCGCGCACGGCTGGCGCGGACGGCGCAGCGCCTACTTCGCGCTGCTCGGTTTTGCGCTGGTCATCTTCACCTGGCTGGGCGTGAGCTTCTTACTACCGGGCCTGCATTCTTACGCCGAGCCCATGAGCTAA
- a CDS encoding NAD-dependent malic enzyme has protein sequence MIRRNENDPEEALEVTLTGHALLDNPLLNKGTAFPENERREFGLLGLLPPHPASVEEQLERTYGNFRDKASDIERYIFLISLQDRNETLFYRLLQAHITEMTPIIYTPVVGQGCQQYSRIYRRPRGLFISYPQRHEIDAILANAPNRNPQVIVVTDGERILGLGDLGVGGMGIPVGKLSLYTLCAGIHPALQLPIMLDCGTNNRELLNDPLYLGWRHERVRGEQYDEFVELFVQAVKRRFPKVLLQWEDFSKNNAARLLERYRGQLCTFNDDIQGTGAVALAGLLAASEVTGTKISRQRVLILGAGSSAHGISDHILSAMMTEGLSEAEAKSRIFHVDSYGLVVADRNGLEPAKAKYAQPAERIADWQLDDPSQISFADAVRNVRPTALIGTSAQTGAFSKELIIEMAENVERPIIFPLSNPTSKSEAVPIDLIDWTDGRALVATGSPFPAVVFDKRVIHIGQCNNAFIFPGVGLGIIAAGAQRVTDEMFVAAARALAEFSPALHDETAALFPALEEVRKVSRRVALAVALEAQRSGLAVATSRDDIEARIEETMWRPHYVPYKRRGQGPGAGDQGEKSE, from the coding sequence ATGATCAGACGAAATGAAAACGACCCGGAAGAAGCCCTCGAAGTCACGCTGACCGGCCATGCCTTGCTGGATAACCCGCTGCTCAACAAAGGCACGGCCTTTCCGGAAAACGAGCGCCGCGAGTTCGGACTGCTCGGCCTGTTGCCGCCGCATCCGGCGAGTGTCGAAGAGCAGCTCGAACGCACCTATGGCAACTTCCGAGACAAAGCCAGCGATATCGAACGCTACATCTTCCTGATCAGTTTGCAGGATCGCAACGAAACCCTCTTCTACCGTCTGCTGCAAGCGCACATTACCGAGATGACGCCGATCATCTATACGCCGGTTGTCGGGCAGGGCTGCCAGCAGTACAGCCGCATCTATCGCCGCCCGCGCGGCCTGTTCATCTCGTACCCGCAGCGCCACGAGATTGACGCCATCCTCGCCAACGCCCCCAACCGGAATCCCCAGGTGATCGTCGTTACAGACGGCGAGCGCATTCTGGGGCTGGGCGACCTCGGCGTCGGCGGCATGGGCATCCCCGTCGGCAAGCTGTCGCTTTACACGCTCTGCGCCGGCATTCACCCGGCCTTGCAATTACCCATCATGCTCGACTGCGGCACGAATAACCGCGAGCTGCTCAACGACCCGCTCTATCTCGGCTGGCGGCACGAGCGCGTCCGCGGCGAGCAGTATGACGAGTTCGTCGAGCTGTTCGTGCAAGCCGTAAAGCGCCGCTTCCCCAAGGTGCTGCTGCAATGGGAAGACTTCTCGAAAAACAACGCGGCGCGATTGCTTGAGCGCTACCGCGGCCAGCTCTGCACCTTCAATGATGACATTCAGGGAACGGGCGCGGTGGCGCTGGCCGGACTGCTGGCGGCGAGCGAAGTCACCGGCACGAAGATCAGCCGGCAGCGCGTCCTGATTCTCGGAGCCGGCTCGTCGGCGCACGGCATCAGCGACCACATCCTGTCGGCGATGATGACCGAAGGGCTCTCGGAAGCCGAAGCCAAGTCGCGCATCTTTCATGTGGATAGTTATGGCCTGGTGGTCGCCGACCGCAACGGCCTCGAACCGGCAAAGGCCAAATACGCGCAGCCGGCGGAGCGCATCGCCGACTGGCAACTCGACGACCCCAGTCAGATCAGCTTCGCCGACGCGGTGCGCAACGTCCGCCCGACTGCGCTAATCGGCACCTCGGCGCAGACGGGCGCGTTCAGCAAAGAACTCATCATTGAAATGGCCGAGAATGTCGAACGGCCCATTATCTTTCCGCTGTCGAACCCGACCTCGAAGAGCGAGGCGGTGCCCATTGACCTGATTGACTGGACGGATGGACGGGCGCTGGTGGCGACCGGCAGCCCCTTCCCGGCGGTCGTCTTCGATAAGCGGGTGATTCACATCGGCCAATGCAACAACGCCTTCATCTTCCCCGGCGTCGGGCTCGGAATCATTGCGGCGGGCGCGCAGCGCGTCACCGACGAGATGTTCGTCGCGGCGGCGCGCGCGCTGGCCGAATTTTCGCCGGCGCTGCACGACGAAACGGCGGCGCTCTTCCCGGCGCTTGAAGAAGTCCGCAAGGTGTCGCGCCGCGTCGCCCTGGCCGTCGCCTTAGAAGCACAACGCTCAGGGCTAGCCGTTGCGACTTCGCGCGACGACATCGAAGCGCGCATCGAAGAGACGATGTGGAGGCCGCATTATGTGCCGTACAAAAGAAGGGGCCAGGGGCCGGGGGCCGGGGACCAGGGAGAGAAGTCCGAGTAA
- a CDS encoding citrate synthase, giving the protein MDKESLTITDNRTGKQYEVPINDGTIKAMDLRKIKVADDDFGLMTYDPAFMNTASCKSRITFIDGDLGILRYRGYPIEQLAERSNFLEVAYLTLHGELPTAAELQDFSWNITHHTFIHENIKTFIDGFHYDAHPMGMLVSTVGALSTFYKDAKNIFDAEGRRKQIYRLLAKMPTLAAFAYRHSIGMPYNYPDNDLSYTGNFLNMMFKMTEVKYKPDQTLERALDVLFILHVDHEQNCSTNAMRSIGSSHVDPFSAVAGAAAALYGPLHGGANEAVLKMLGEIGSKEKVGDYINRVKDGDVRLMGFGHRVYKNYDPRAKIIKQIAHEVFEVTGKNPVIDIALELERIALEDDYFVSRKLYPNVDFYSGIIYQAMGFPVDMFPVLFAIPRTAGWLAQWEEMLLDQEQKIARPRQIYLGYDERDYVPMEQRGDAPSARSTTAD; this is encoded by the coding sequence ATGGACAAAGAAAGCCTGACGATCACTGATAATCGCACGGGCAAGCAGTACGAAGTACCGATCAACGACGGCACCATCAAGGCGATGGACTTGCGCAAGATCAAAGTCGCTGACGACGACTTCGGCCTGATGACTTACGACCCCGCCTTCATGAACACAGCGTCGTGCAAGAGCCGCATCACTTTCATTGACGGCGACCTCGGCATCCTGCGCTATCGCGGCTATCCCATCGAACAGCTCGCCGAGCGCAGCAACTTTCTCGAAGTCGCTTACCTGACATTGCACGGCGAGCTGCCGACCGCCGCCGAGTTGCAGGACTTCTCGTGGAACATCACGCACCACACTTTCATCCACGAGAACATCAAGACCTTCATTGACGGCTTCCACTACGACGCACACCCGATGGGGATGCTGGTCAGCACGGTCGGGGCGCTCTCGACCTTCTACAAAGATGCTAAGAACATCTTTGACGCCGAGGGGCGCCGCAAGCAGATTTATCGGCTGCTGGCCAAGATGCCGACGCTGGCCGCTTTCGCCTACCGTCACAGCATCGGCATGCCGTACAACTACCCGGACAACGATCTCAGCTACACCGGCAACTTCCTCAACATGATGTTCAAGATGACGGAAGTGAAGTACAAGCCGGATCAGACGCTGGAGCGCGCCCTCGATGTGCTGTTCATCCTGCACGTCGATCACGAGCAGAACTGCTCGACCAACGCCATGCGCAGCATCGGCAGCTCGCACGTTGATCCGTTCTCGGCAGTCGCCGGCGCCGCCGCGGCGCTCTACGGCCCGCTGCACGGCGGCGCCAATGAAGCGGTGCTGAAGATGCTCGGCGAGATCGGCTCGAAAGAGAAGGTCGGCGACTACATCAACCGCGTCAAGGACGGCGACGTGCGGCTGATGGGCTTCGGCCACCGCGTCTACAAGAACTACGACCCGCGCGCCAAGATCATCAAGCAGATCGCTCACGAGGTCTTCGAGGTGACGGGCAAGAACCCGGTCATCGACATCGCCCTGGAGCTTGAGCGCATCGCCCTGGAAGATGACTACTTCGTCAGCCGCAAGCTCTACCCGAATGTTGATTTCTATTCGGGAATCATCTACCAGGCGATGGGCTTCCCGGTAGATATGTTCCCGGTGCTGTTCGCGATTCCGCGCACTGCCGGCTGGCTGGCGCAGTGGGAAGAGATGCTGCTCGACCAGGAGCAGAAGATCGCCCGCCCGCGGCAGATCTATCTCGGCTATGACGAGCGCGATTATGTGCCGATGGAGCAGCGCGGCGATGCCCCGTCAGCGCGCTCTACGACAGCCGATTAA